Below is a window of Shinella sp. PSBB067 DNA.
CAACGGTCTGGAGACCATCGACGCCGGCCGCATCGTCGTCGACGGCACGGATGTCCATGCCAAGGGCACGGACCTCAACAAGCTGCGCCGCAAGCTCGGGATCGTCTTCCAGCAGTTCAACGCCTTCCCGCACCTGACGGTGCTGGAGAACGTCATGCTGGCGCCGGTGAAGGTGCTCGGCCAGTCGAAGGCGGAAGCCGAGGCGATGGCCGTCAAGCAGCTCACCCATGTCGGCCTCGGCGACAAGCTCAAGGTCTATCCGAGCCGCATGTCCGGCGGCCAGCAGCAGCGCATGGCGATTGCCCGCGCGCTCGCCATGTCGCCGGCCTACATGCTGTTCGACGAAGTGACCTCGGCGCTCGACCCGCAGCTCGTCGGCGAAGTGCTCGACACGCTGCGCATGCTCGCCTCCGAAGGCATGACGATGATCTGCGTCACGCACGAGATGAAGTTCGCCCGCGAGGTCTCCGACCGCGTCGCCTTCTTCCACAAGGGCGTGATGGCCGAGATCGCTCCGCCGGAGGAACTGTTCGGCGCACCCAAGAACCCGGAATTGCAGGCGTTCCTCGCCGCCACCCACTGAGGCAAAGATGCAGACTGAAATCGAGCCCGGCGTCGTCGTCATCGGCGCCGGCGTGGTCGGCCTTTCCGCCGCCATCGCGGCGCAGGCCCGCGGCCTCGCCGTCACCGTCCTCGAACGCGAAGAACCCGCCGCCGGCGCGTCCGCCGGCAATGCCGGCGCCTTCGCCTTCACCGACATCCTGCCGCTCGCCTCGCCCGGCATCCTGAGGAAGGCGCCGAAATGGCTGCTCGATCCGCTCGGGCCGCTCTCCGTGCCGCCTTCCTATGCCTTGCAGATCGCGCCGTGGATGTTCCGCTTCTGGCGCGCCTGCTCGGCAAGCCGCGTCGCCCATTCCACCGCCGCGCAGACCGCGCTGATGGACCTTTCCAGGGCCGAGCTGGAGCCGTTCCTCGCCGGGACCGGCACGGCGGCCATGCTGCGCAAGGAAGGCAATCTCCAGGTCTATGAAAGCCAGGCCGAGCTCGACGCCTCGCTGCCCGGCTGGACCGCGCGCGCCGAACACGGCATCGAATTCCGCCACATGGACGCCGCCGAGATGGCGACGATCCAGCCCGGCCTTGCGCCGCGCTTCACCCACGGCACCTTCACGCCCGGCTGGTATTCCATCGCCGATCCCAAGCTCTACACGCTGGCGCTGGCCAATCATTTCCGCGTCAGGGGCGGTCGGATCGAGCGCGCCGAGGTCTCCAGCCTTCATCCCATCGAGGGCGGCGTCGAAATCCGCACGACGGACGGTCGCACGCTGCGGGCGCAGAAGGTCGTGCTCGCGGCCGGAGCCTTCTCGCATCGGGTCGCCCGTTCGCTCGGCGAAAACATCCCGCTCGAAACCGAGCGCGGCTACAACACGACGCTGCCGGCCGACGCCTTCGACCTGCGCACGCAGGTCACCTTCGGCGGCCATGGCTTCGTCGTCACCCGGCTTTCGACCGGCATCCGCGTTGGCGGCGCGGTGGAGCTC
It encodes the following:
- a CDS encoding amino acid ABC transporter ATP-binding protein, which gives rise to MIEIENVRKSFGQLEVLKGINLTVEKGEVLTIIGGSGSGKSTLLTCINGLETIDAGRIVVDGTDVHAKGTDLNKLRRKLGIVFQQFNAFPHLTVLENVMLAPVKVLGQSKAEAEAMAVKQLTHVGLGDKLKVYPSRMSGGQQQRMAIARALAMSPAYMLFDEVTSALDPQLVGEVLDTLRMLASEGMTMICVTHEMKFAREVSDRVAFFHKGVMAEIAPPEELFGAPKNPELQAFLAATH
- a CDS encoding FAD-binding oxidoreductase: MQTEIEPGVVVIGAGVVGLSAAIAAQARGLAVTVLEREEPAAGASAGNAGAFAFTDILPLASPGILRKAPKWLLDPLGPLSVPPSYALQIAPWMFRFWRACSASRVAHSTAAQTALMDLSRAELEPFLAGTGTAAMLRKEGNLQVYESQAELDASLPGWTARAEHGIEFRHMDAAEMATIQPGLAPRFTHGTFTPGWYSIADPKLYTLALANHFRVRGGRIERAEVSSLHPIEGGVEIRTTDGRTLRAQKVVLAAGAFSHRVARSLGENIPLETERGYNTTLPADAFDLRTQVTFGGHGFVVTRLSTGIRVGGAVELGGLKLPPNFRRSEAMLERARAFLPGLKPEGGVQWMGFRPSLPDSLPAIGRARATPRVVYAFGHGHLGLTQSAGTARLVAELLTDGRTAIDIAPFSPQRF